A section of the Citrus sinensis cultivar Valencia sweet orange chromosome 8, DVS_A1.0, whole genome shotgun sequence genome encodes:
- the LOC127899264 gene encoding uncharacterized protein LOC127899264 translates to MSNRKRKLIVDEGDEESGDSGLNVPIPTDFLGPSSSVGPSHGRDTLEYPHPLVVSPSSEIELVGNRGGPASGSGENHSYGEVGVPEGADDGEESSSEPSMPPQRRHLGHRVEADSYPIDFTACATTQTDLFKLRNLYNIPPEVLLVVPGKGDVPSRPPRGYVTMHLESFKLGARLPLQRYFAKILGGMHLAPGQLHPNGWRVLSAMFVLWERCGSEEPSLVEVKHLYQLRSSPREAGWYYFMSSSAKRKPITGFPSSCKNWKNKFFFAGGNWGLEDRPLLQVETALLNASTCQDLLSPTNLVGSGLVDIAAGMDNKILSAMSRKRGRASGSSNNPPPPPKKTSVGPSKAPVPALPPPPPRKSGGERTSDKSPEVSLQSRDRSSPLPSREQGDYLSLYQKDYKRSVGPKMVKDIESMDLSELAASVQRVSFRLATMVSCYKAGAARHERKLQADNQELKKKADSADRSKEKLAELNQQMSELAEKVAVAESTSSKLEDELGGLKSDLQVAQSERDTLRTALEGEIKSLSDQLAEEKGKSADVDDRLDAEYNSGVAFSYKCIMSVLKEEYPELDMSKLESGVERYMAGASQGDKEQGEQDQVKAPLDRAQEEEIGGRAFEVGQGSVPAPPGNADPPPPETADPLPPEVADFSAAGAADSHNL, encoded by the exons ATGTCAAAccggaaaagaaaattaattgttgatgagGGTGATGAAGAGTCAGGGGATTCAGGCCTCAACGTGCCAATACCCACCGATTTTTTAGGTCCCTCCAGTAGTGTAGGTCCTTCCCATGGGAGGGATACCCTTGAGTATCCACACCCCTTAGTTGTCTCTCCCTCCTCCGAAATAGAGCTTGTAGGTAATAGAGGTGGACCTGCATCGGGTTCTGGTGAGAACCATAGCTATGGTGAGGTTGGGGTCCCTGAAGGAGCTGATGATGGTGAGGAGAGCAGTTCCGAACCGAGCATGCCCCCTCAGAGAAGGCACCTTGGTCATAGGGTAGAGGCGGACTCTTACCCTATTGACTTCACAGCTTGTGCCACCACCCAAACCGATTTGTTCAAGCTGAGGAATCTTTACAACATTCCTCCAGAGGTTCTCCTGGTAGTTCCAGGAAAAGGTGACGTTCCCAGTCGGCCTCCGCGGGGGTATGTGACGATGCACCTGGAGAGCTTCAAATTAGGAGCTCGGCTGCCCCTTCAACGTTATTTTGCTAAGATATTGGGTGGTATGCACCTGGCCCCAGGTCAGCTACATCCCAATGGATGGAGGGTTCTCTCGGCAATGTTTGTGTTGTGGGAGAGGTGCGGGTCGGAGGAGCCTTCCCTTGTTGAAGTGAAACATCTGTATCAGCTGCGGAGCAGCCCACGGGAGGCGGGCTGGTACTACTTCATGTCCAGTTCTGCGAAGAGGAAGCCAATCACCGGTTTCCCCTCCTCGTGcaaaaattggaagaacaaattcttctttgctggGGGGAATTG GGGGCTTGAAGATCGACCTTTGCTTCAGGTGGAAACTGCTCTGTTGAACGCGTCTACCTGCCAAGACCTCCTGTCTCCAACAAACCTGGTCGGCTCGGGCTTAGTAGATATTGCTGCTGGAATGGATAACAAGATCCTCAGCGCGATGAGCAGGAAGCGTGGTCGAGCTTCAGGCAGCTCCAACAACCCACCTCCTCCTCCGAAGAAAACCAGCGTAGGCCCATCCAAGGCTCCTGTTCCTGCTCTGCCCCCTCCCCCGCCCCGTAAGAGTGGTGGGGAGAGAACTTCTGACAAGAGTCCCGAGGTCAGCCTCCAGTCTAGGGACCGATCTTCCCCTCTGCCATCTCGGGAACAAGGGGACTACCTGAGCTTGTATCAGAAGGATTACAAAAGATCGGTGGGGCCCAAGATGGTGAAGGACATTGAGAGTATGGACCTCTCAGAGTTGGCTGCTTCTGTTCAGAGAGTATCCTTCAGGCTGGCCACCATGGTTTCGTGTTACAAGGCCGGGGCCGCGCGCCATGAGAGGAAGCTTCAAGCTGACAATCAGGAGCTGAAGAAGAAAGCTGACTCTGCTGATCGTTCCAAGGAGAAGCTGGCCGAACTGAACCAGCAAATGTCGGAGCTGGCGGAGAAGGTTGCAGTTGCTGAGTCCACCTCCTCCAAACTTGAGGACGAGTTAGGCGGCCTAAAATCTGACCTTCAAGTTGCTCAAAGTGAAAGGGATACTTTGAGGACCGCCCTTGAGGGAGAGATCAAATCCCTGAGTGACCAGCTGGCTGAAGAGAAAGGCAAATCCGCTGATGTGGATGATCGGTTGGATGCTGAGTACAACTCTGGGGTTGCTTTCAGCTATAAGTGTATCATGTCTGTACTCAAGGAAGAATACCCCGAGCTCGACATGAGCAAGCTGGAATCTGGGGTGGAGAGGTATATGGCTGGGGCCAGCCAGGGAGATAAGGAGCAGGGTGAGCAGGATCAGGTGAAGGCTCCTTTGGATAGGGCGCAGGAGGAGGAAATTGGGGGACGTGCTTTCGAAGTAGGTCAAGGATCCGTGCCTGCACCTCCCGGTAATGCTGATCCCCCACCTCCTGAGACTGCTGACCCTTTACCTCCCGAGGTCGCTGATTTTTCAGCTGCTGGAGCCGCTGACTCTCATAATCTTTag